The genomic DNA ATGATATTAAAAACAGAAGGGAGGGGGACTTAAGCCCCGAAGAAGAAAGAAAACTGAGTGAAATCATAAAAGAAAAATACGGGCATGAATTTTGTTTTGTTACCGAATATCCGAGCAGCGTTCGGCCGTTTTATCATATGCGTCCACAAGGAGATTCTAAATTTACAAAAAGCTTTGATCTTCTGTGGAATGGTCTAGAGATTACAACAGGCGCTCAAAGAGAGCATCGATACGAGGTTCTGAAAAAACAAGCGATTGAAAAAGGAATCAAAACCGAAGAGATTAAACATTATCTGGAATTCTTTAAGTATGGCTGTCCGCCTCATGGGGGATTTGCGATTGGCGCGACAAGATTACTTATGAAGATATTCAATATTGGCAATGTCAGAGAAGTTACTTATCTTTATCGCGGCGTTAAAAGATTAACTCCATAGCCACAAAAGAAAAACTGCTTAATTTATAAGCAGTTTTTCTTTTCCTTAAAGTTTGTTATAATATAATTAATGAATCCATATACTAAAAAACAATTTATTATCGGATTGGTGTGGGTGGTGATTTTTGCGATTATCATTGGCGGGATTTATTTATTGATAAAATCAGAAACTCCCCCTGTTAATAATGGAAATCAAAACGAACCAAAGGAAGATTTAATTATTTTATCCCAATCTTTTATTCTGACTACGGAAAATAATTTTGACTTGGTTGCTAAAATTAAAAATTCCAATAATGAATGGGCAGCCGAGTCATTTACTTATGTTTTTAACTTATACGACAGCGCTAATCAGTTGATTGGTTCGCGACAAGGTAAATCATACATTCTGCCACAAGAAACAAAATACATTATTGAACAGAAAGTTTCTTCGCAAAAATCAATCTCAAAAATCGAATTAAAAATTAGTAATGTCTACTGGGGAAAAATAAGCCAATTAGGAGGCCTAGAATTAAGAGTGAAAAATACAGAATACCAAATATTGGAAGATGGCAGCAATCTGTTTACAGGCACAGTGGAAAATAAAAGCAGTTATGATTTAGACACTATAGAAGTTGCCGGAGTTTTGCTCAATGAAAATAATGAGATTATTGCTGCTGGTAAAACCTCAATGAACACAGTTTTAAGAAATGAGAGCAGGGGATTTGAAATTTTTTGGCCTTATCCTATTGCGCAGGAAACCAAATCGTTTGACGCCAGGGCTTATACTAATATTTTTTTGAATGACAATTTTATCAAAACCCAGGGCGAACCGCCAAAAGAATAAATTATGCCCCGTAGTGAATTTTTGACTGATGCTACGGGCATCAAAATAATTTTTAATTAGTCAAAAATCTACTACAGGGTATGTTCATATATCTTTTGAAAAAGCTTGATTGGGTGCTGATTATCAGCGTGTTGCTGCTGACAATAATCGGATTGATGTCGATTTTCAGCACTTCTTTTTCTCACGATAAAAGTTATTTTTATAAACAGACCGCATTTTTAATAATCGGCCTTTTTTTAATGCTCGTTTTCGCTTTTATTGATTATAGGTTTTTTAGGAATCACTCCACATTGTTGCTGATTTTGTATTTTCTGAGCGTCTTATTATTGATTGCGGTTTTATTTTTCGGGAAAATAAGAGGCGCAGCGAGCTGGTTTAATTTCGGGATAGTTAATTTTGAACCCGTAGAATTTGCGAAATTGGTAATGGTGTTGATTTTTGCCCAGTATTTCTCTTTGCGTCACATTGAGCTTTATAGGATAACTCATATTGTCATTTCTGGAGCATATACAATGCTTGTTGCTGGTTTAGTTTTTCTCCAGCCGGATTTGGGTTCGGCAATGGTGCTGATATTTTTATGGTTGGGGGTTATGGTAATTGCAGGAATTAAATTAAAACAACTTTTAATTTTGTTTATTATCGGATTAATTCTTTTTAATATTGCTTGGGTTGGAGTTTTAAAACCATACCAAAAAGACAGAATTACCAGTTTTATAAATCCGTATCTTGACCCGCAGGGAAGCGGCTATCATCAGATTCAATCAATGATTGCTATTGGCTCTGGCCAGTTTTGGGGCAGGGGATTGGGGCACGGCCCACAAAGCCAACTGAATTTTTTACCTGAACAGCATACTGATTTTATTTTCGCGGCAATCGGGGAAGAATGGGGATTTGTAGGATTAATAATTATTTTCATTCTTTATTTTATTTTCTTTTACAGGATTATGAGAATTGCTTTGCAATCGGAAAATAATTTTGCCAGATTATTCTGCATTGGCGCGGCGATTGTTTTTATATTCCAGGTTTTCGTGAATATTGGAATGAATCTCGGCCTTCTGCCTATTGCCGGAATTTCTCTACCATTTGTTTCCTACGGCGGAAGCAATTTATTGATTAATTTTGTAATGCTGGGAATTGTACAGAGTATTGCAGTCCGCGAGAAGTAGGGGATTGATCCCGCAACTGCGGGGTTGACAATCTTTTTAAGTGTGTGTAGGATATTAGCGTAAGAAAAATCTTACAAAAGGAGGAGAAAAATGTATCTTAAAAAAATCTTTTTTGTTCTTTTTCTGGTTTTGTTCGTCGTGATGTTCTCTGTTGACTGCAAAGGCGAGCAGTCCGAAGTCGGAGAAAAAGCCCAGTTCGT from Patescibacteria group bacterium includes the following:
- the rodA gene encoding rod shape-determining protein RodA; the protein is MFIYLLKKLDWVLIISVLLLTIIGLMSIFSTSFSHDKSYFYKQTAFLIIGLFLMLVFAFIDYRFFRNHSTLLLILYFLSVLLLIAVLFFGKIRGAASWFNFGIVNFEPVEFAKLVMVLIFAQYFSLRHIELYRITHIVISGAYTMLVAGLVFLQPDLGSAMVLIFLWLGVMVIAGIKLKQLLILFIIGLILFNIAWVGVLKPYQKDRITSFINPYLDPQGSGYHQIQSMIAIGSGQFWGRGLGHGPQSQLNFLPEQHTDFIFAAIGEEWGFVGLIIIFILYFIFFYRIMRIALQSENNFARLFCIGAAIVFIFQVFVNIGMNLGLLPIAGISLPFVSYGGSNLLINFVMLGIVQSIAVREK